The Anaerolineae bacterium nucleotide sequence GATCTGGCTGTAGGGGTCTTCCCGTTCTGTGGCAGCCTGAATGATCGGGCCGAGCGCACGCTGCGCCGCCTTGATTCGTTCCGGCGTCGGGCGGGGAACGTTGGAAGTGACAGGTCTGGCGGCTGCCTGAGGCTGGTCACCGGTGGCAATGCCCAGCGCCTGTAGCCCTTTGATAGCTAGCTCGTTCTGTGGATTGATCTGCAAAATCTGGCGCAGGCAAAAGATGCGTTCCTGGTTATCCTTGGCTACGCTGGCCAGCCACAACCAGGCTGTCTCGTTTTCAGGATCGAGGCGGATGGCGGTCTGTAGCAGACGCCGCGCTTCTTCCGTCTTCTTGGCTTTGGCAGCGGCGATTCCCTGTTGCAGGTATTGAATGGCTTGTTCCCCGGACATGCGGCCATCCCTGTCCTTTGTGCGCCAGGCTCAAGCGTATGCTTCAGCGCTTACGCTGCAGCCATTGTACACTAACGCCCGCACAGCCCACAATTGCCCGTATTCTTTCACGCAAAATGTTACCGAGGGGGTACGGTTCACTCAAAAGAAAACGTCACCGAGGGAGAACATTTCCTGCTGGTGTGCCAGGCAGAACGGGTCCACAGGAAACACCCCGCCCGTGACCAGCGCGGGCAAAGCGACCGGGCGCTTACCAGCCGCTAGGACAACTCCGTGTCGTCAAAGTAGGCGTCCATCTCATCGTCGTAGTCGTCAAGCCCGCGGCGGAAGCGACGGCGCGCTGATGCTGCCCGTCCTTTTCCGGGTACAGGGTCATCAAACCCTTCATCGGCAGCGCGGGCATACCGGCTGGCGGGCACAACGTTCGCATCCGGGATGAACGCCGAAGGATCCCCGCTCAGGCGGGCGTCAAACTCCTGATCCAGTTGTGTCCGAATCTGATCCGCCCTGGTGCGCAGCGGGCGCCTGACGGCCCGGCGCGGCACTGGCGCTTCGTCTTCAGTCTCAAGCTGGCCGACCAGACGGGCCACCAGACCGGAGCGCACGATTACAAAGCCGATGCCGCCAGCGAAGATAAGCAGACCACAGGCCAGCGCGCAGAGCAGGGTGATCGTCGGGCTAGCTTGTTGCAGGGAATCCATCGGTCGCGTCCCCGGTGTCGGGCTTGTCCGCGCCTAACCGCCAGTGGTTGGCGCAGGCAACACGTCAACATTGACGACGTTGCGAAAGTCGCCGTACAACAACCCGTCACGAATCTGCTCTGCCGCCTGAACCGCCACAGCAATCTGGGCTTCGTGAGTGCTGGCCCCCAGGTGGGGCGTATGGATGACACCGGACAACCCGATCAGCGGATAATCCGCCGCCGGAGGCTCTTGCGGGTATACATCGAGCGCCACCCCGGCCACCTTGCCCGCGCGAATCGCCGCCGCCAGCGCCTCCGCATCGATCAGCACCCCGCGGGCCGTGTTGATGATCCGCACGCCGTCTTTCATCCGGGCGATGCTTCCGGCGTTAATCATCTGGCGCGTACTTTCATTGGCCGGAGCATGCAGCGAAATGACATCGCTCTGCGCCAGCAGTTCCTCCAGGGTGACAGAAAGAGTGCCTTCCTGCTCCTCGCCGATCTGCAGGCGGGGATCGTACGCCAGCACCCGCATGTCAAAAGCCACCGCACGCCGGGCGACCGCCCGCCCGATCCGTCCCAGACCGATGATGCCCAGCGTCTTACCCTTCAATTCAGTCCCCATCAGGCCGCGTTCCCAGCGCCCTTCCAGCAAAGCCTGGTGCCCCTGCGGGATGTGCCGGACCAGCGCCAGCAGCAGACC carries:
- a CDS encoding hydroxyacid dehydrogenase; protein product: MSFHVLIPDKLSREGLEVLQAVDGFHLTAGSLSRAEALAAAADADALIIRSATRVDAEFLAAAPRLKAIARAGAGVDNVDLAAATARGIPVMNTPGGNTIAAAEHTFGLLLALVRHIPQGHQALLEGRWERGLMGTELKGKTLGIIGLGRIGRAVARRAVAFDMRVLAYDPRLQIGEEQEGTLSVTLEELLAQSDVISLHAPANESTRQMINAGSIARMKDGVRIINTARGVLIDAEALAAAIRAGKVAGVALDVYPQEPPAADYPLIGLSGVIHTPHLGASTHEAQIAVAVQAAEQIRDGLLYGDFRNVVNVDVLPAPTTGG